The following DNA comes from Rubidibacter lacunae KORDI 51-2.
TGCTTGAGGCCATCGAGCAGTGCGAGTACTGGTGCGATATTCCCATCATTGCGGTGACAGCTATGGCTATGCCCGGCGATCGCGAGCGCTGTTTAGCAGCTGGAGCTGACGACTACTTGAGCAAACCCTTGGATCTCACCGAGGTTTCGCAAAAAGTGCGAGAGGCCCTCGAACGCGACTGAGTCACTCGCGCACTGGCTAGTACTCTTGATTAAACTGGTAAGCAAGCTGCCGGGTACGCTGCTCCGAGCGCGTGCTTTAAAACAGGTTGTCGAAACAGATTTCCGCACATTGCTGCAGCAATTGCGTCGCCATTCGGACGGCGCGAGCGCAAAGTAAAATCGAGCACAATTCAAACGAGCTAAGAGACGACTATGCGTACACCCACACTATTTGTCTTAGTGGTTCTGGCGATTGCCTTTGTCGGTTTTGGCGATCGCTTTTTACCGGGTGCAGCAGGTAATGCTAGTGCCCAAACGCGCGCGAAGTTAAATAGCATTCTGTCCGGGATCTTTCCCGATGGCAAAGTTGACGATCCGCACGAGCGCACGGAAAAGGCCGTCAAGAAATTTGAGCACGGTGTCAAGACCGAACCCGGCTCGCAGACTGTTAAAGACCCGGCGGCAACACTCGGCATCGAATACAAGGACGACAAGTCGAAGTAACGCTCTGCCTACTACAAGCTCCTAGTTGCAAACGGTTCCAGACGTCACTGTTAGGTCACGTCCGTCGTCCGGCAAAGCGGATTCGATCCTTTAAGTTTCCTCGTGCAATTAGTCTCTAGTTTGCCGTGCGGATTGAAGGTTCGAACCGAGGCACGCTAGTTGCGATGGCGTTCGAGTAAGCTGCGGGGAATTAACTGCCTGCACGAACTATTGCGTCAAGGAGGCGAGGATCGCCTTACGATGCACTCGCCAGCCGCTTACATCGGCTTCTACGGTCAACGATAGGAAGCCGGTTAACTTGCTGGCGCGCAGTTGACGCGCGCTCGGTGCTTTTTCGGCCAGCGATTAGCGCTTTTTCAGCCAGCTGAACATGGCACGCAGGTCCTTGCCGACTTCTTCAACGGGATGTTCGGCTTCGCGGCGGCGCGTGGAGGAAAGCACGGGCTTACCCGCTTGGTTTTCGAGGACGAACTCGCGGGCAAACTCGCCAGCTTGGATCTCCTGCAGGATTTTGCGCATCTCCGCGCGTGTCTCGTCGGTCACAATGCGAGGACCGCGCGTGTAGTCGCCGTATTCGGCAGTATTTGAAATGCTATCGCGCATCTTAGCCAGCCCACCTTCAACCACGAGATCGACAATCAACTTCACTTCGTGCAGGCACTCGAAGTAAGCGAGTTCCGGTTGGTAACCCGCGTTTACTAATGTTTCAAAGCCGGCTTTGATCAGCGCACTCAAGCCACCGCAAAGAACTGCTTGCTCGCCGAACAAGTCGGTTTCAGTTTCCTCACGAAAAGTGGTTTGCAAGATCCCCGCGCGCGTTCCGCCAATGCCTTTGGCATAAGCCATAGCGCGATCGCGAGCTTGTCCGGATGCATCCTGGTAAATGGCAAATAAGCAAGGCACGCCTTCGCCTTGTTCGTAGGTGCGACGCACGAGGTGTCCGGGACCTTTGGGCGCAACCATCAAAACATCCACGTCTGGCGGCGGTACCACTTGCCCGAAATGAATGTTGAAGCCGTGAGCGAAGAAGAGGACCTTGCCGGCTTTTAGGTGTGGTGCGATCTCTTCGGTGTATACGCGCTTTTGGGACTCATCTGGCAGCAGGATCGCGATCCAGTCGGCCGCTTGGGCGGCGTCAGCAACAGACTTAACTTGCAGGCCGGCGGCTTCGGCCTTAGCAATTGAGCGGCTACCCGGATAGAGCCCGACGATGACGTTGACGCCGCTGTCGTGGAGATTGAGGGCGTGAGCGTGTCCTTGCGAGCCGAAACCGATAATCGCGACGGTTTTACCGGCTAGCAAGTCTAGATTTGCATCTTCGTCGTAGTACATCCGAGCCATGATTGCTTCTCCCTGGGCGCAGCTAATGTTAAGGTCCGGCGGATTCCAATTCGGTCAGTTCCGGCGGTGAATTCAAGTTCAACATGTTAGCGCAAAACTACCAGTATCGGAGGCTAGAACCCTCGCGATCGCGTCACAAACTCGCTGCAATCCGACAGGGCTCACGGCGGTGGTAACGGCATTCCCAATGCACTGAGGTCGAGAACGTAACCGCCCGTCACGAGCTGAACGGTATCGGCGCTCGCGGCTAAGCGCCGCACGAGTTGCCCGAGTCGATCGCGGAATTGCCGTCCAAGCGGGTAGGCCGGCACGACCCCCCAACCGGTTTCTTCAGCAACAAAAATAACGGCGGCTGCAGTGGACTCCAGGCTGTCGATCAAGGACGCGATCGCGGCTTCCCAAACAGCAGCATCGTTTTCCAGTCCGTTTGCCACCCAAGTGCCGAGAGAATCGACCAATAAGCAATCGGTAGCATCAGCAGCTTGCAGTACGGCCGGCAGGGCAACGGGCACTTCCAGCGTGCGCCAGTGAGACGGCCGACGGGCAGCGTGGCGGGCGATCTTGAGCTGCCACTCGGCATCATCGGGGTTGGTGCGGGCGGTGGCAACATAGGTAACAGCACGTTGGCTGGCGGCAGCAAGGTGTTCGGCCCACTCGCTCTTGCCCGAACTCGCCGGACCGGTGATGAGAGTAATGCGTTGCACGGCGTGGCGCGATCGCGCGATCGCGGGTATCG
Coding sequences within:
- the ilvC gene encoding ketol-acid reductoisomerase produces the protein MARMYYDEDANLDLLAGKTVAIIGFGSQGHAHALNLHDSGVNVIVGLYPGSRSIAKAEAAGLQVKSVADAAQAADWIAILLPDESQKRVYTEEIAPHLKAGKVLFFAHGFNIHFGQVVPPPDVDVLMVAPKGPGHLVRRTYEQGEGVPCLFAIYQDASGQARDRAMAYAKGIGGTRAGILQTTFREETETDLFGEQAVLCGGLSALIKAGFETLVNAGYQPELAYFECLHEVKLIVDLVVEGGLAKMRDSISNTAEYGDYTRGPRIVTDETRAEMRKILQEIQAGEFAREFVLENQAGKPVLSSTRRREAEHPVEEVGKDLRAMFSWLKKR
- the cobU gene encoding bifunctional adenosylcobinamide kinase/adenosylcobinamide-phosphate guanylyltransferase; this translates as MSQPCSRLETFPIPAIARSRHAVQRITLITGPASSGKSEWAEHLAAASQRAVTYVATARTNPDDAEWQLKIARHAARRPSHWRTLEVPVALPAVLQAADATDCLLVDSLGTWVANGLENDAAVWEAAIASLIDSLESTAAAVIFVAEETGWGVVPAYPLGRQFRDRLGQLVRRLAASADTVQLVTGGYVLDLSALGMPLPPP